In Amycolatopsis sp. FBCC-B4732, the genomic stretch TTCATCCGCAGCGACGTGATGGCCTTGCTGGCCTGGCTCTTGACGGTGCCCTGCGTGACGCCGAGCGCCCCGGCGATCTCCGCTTCGGAGAACCCCTCGTAGTAACGCAGCACCATGACCGCGCGTTGCCTCGGCGGCAGCGTCCGCAACGCACGCCACAGCGGCTCGTGCTCGAACGGGTCGGCCGGCACGTGCGGGCTGGTGTCCGGCAGGTCGGCCACGAGGTTTTCGCGCCGCGTCCGACGCCAGCGGCTGACGTGCGCGTTCGCCATCGACCGGCGGACGTAGGCCAGCGGGTCGCCGGTCTTCTCGTGCACGTGGTGCCAGCGCGAGCCGATCTTCTCCAGCACGGTCTGCACCAGGTCGGCAGCGTCGTGCGGGTTGCCGGTGAGCGCGTGGCCGTACCGCAGCAGCCCCGGCAGGGTGGCCTGCACGAAGTCGCCGAAGTCGGTGAGCTCGCCGGGCAACGTCGCGGCCCTCCCTCGGCCTGCGCTGGCCACCCACGTATCTCCCCCGGTGAAGACGGGTGCCGCAGCCGTCACCGTATCGCCTCCCATCGGGGTCGGATAGCCAGAAGCCGACTCGCTTTCTCCCCCAACACGCATCACAGCCCCCTCAGGTTGCCTGCGTTCCCGCCCGAATCCGGACGGTTCGATCTGCCCACGTCAGCGGTGCGCGAGCGCGGACGGCAGCCGGAATCCCCCGCCGTCCACCTCGCCGAACTCGTGCACGCCGACGACCGCGGAGTGCGGCAGCGGCCCGTACACGTGC encodes the following:
- a CDS encoding SigE family RNA polymerase sigma factor, translating into MPGELTDFGDFVQATLPGLLRYGHALTGNPHDAADLVQTVLEKIGSRWHHVHEKTGDPLAYVRRSMANAHVSRWRRTRRENLVADLPDTSPHVPADPFEHEPLWRALRTLPPRQRAVMVLRYYEGFSEAEIAGALGVTQGTVKSQASKAITSLRMKLKATDNEGEGSDAG